TGTCCCCATTTGGGATGTAGTGAGGATGATTGCTACAGCACGCATTGTTATGCCAGCTTCCGATGTGCGTCTCAGTGCCGGAAGGGCGAGACTTTCTCAAGTTGAACAAGCCTTCTGCTTTATGGCTGGAGCCAATTCTATCTTTTCCAGCGACGACAACAAAATGCTAACCGTGACCACTCCCTGTCCAGATTACGACACTGATAGGGAAATGCTGAACTTGCTGGGCTTAGAAATGCGTCCACCTGCTCAAAAAGAGGTAAAGGTGACAAGTCCTGCTGTGGTGGGATGATTGAGATTGTGGGGGAATGGGCATCTTGCCTATCCCCAATTAGCTGAAAGGTGGGCAATATGCCTACCCTACTTACTTATTGATTAAAGTATCTTGGCTGCGCGCAGACCGAACAGCAGACCAGATGCGATACCAACAAACAAAGCCAAGAAACCGATATAAGCTACCACTGCAAACATTTATCTTTCTCCACAATACTTCACTAAATATATTGAATCATTAGTTAGTGGGTATTGGTGATTGGTCATTTGTCATTTGTCCTCCTTGTCGCATTTTTTCCCACACTCCCCACACTCCCTTGTCCCCCTGCTTTTATTCCCCCAGATTGCGATAAAATACAGCCCACGGCGTGTTTTTGGGGCTGGGCAATGACTTCTGTAATTAAAGTGAATCTACCACAGCAATCTTATGAGATTGCGATCTCACCTGGAAGCTTAGATCGACTGGGCGAACAAATGAGCAGTTTGAAGTTAGGTAAGAAGGTACTGCTGGTTTCTAATCCGACGATTTTTAAACATTATGGCGCAAGAGCGATCGCATCTTTAAAAACGGCAGGATTTGAAGTGGCTAATTCCATCTTGCCCGCAGGCGAACGCTACAAAAACCTCAACTCGATTCAAAAACTCTACGATGCAGCTTTAGAAAACCGCTTAGAACGTTCCTCCACGATTGTGGCTTTGGGTGGTGGTGTAATTGGTGATATGGCTGGCTTTGCGGCTGCAACTTGGTTGCGGGGTATTAACGTGGTGCAAGTTCCCACCACACTTTTAGCAATGGTAGATTCAGCTATTGGTGGTAAAACGGGTGTCAACCATCCCCAAGGTAAAAACTTGATTGGGGCGTTCCATCAACCGCGCTTAGTATTAATTGATCCAGAGGTGTTGAAAACTCTTCCTGTACGGGAATTCCGGGCGGGAATGGCAGAGGTAATCAAGTACGGTGTAATTTGGGATGCGGAATTATTTGCCCAAATGGAAGCGAGTAAACACCTAAATCAACTCCGCTACATTAAACCAGAACTCATCGACGCTATCTTAACTTGCTCCTGTCAAGCTAAAGCCGATGTCGTCAGTAAAGATGAAAAAGAAGCTGGACTGCGGGCAATTCTCAACTATGGTCACACCATCGGTCATGCAGTGGAAAGCTTGACTGGTTATCGTGTAGTCAATCACGGTGAAGCTGTGGGTATTGGCATGGTAGCAGCCGGACAAATTGCTGTAGAACTGGGAATGTGGCAAAAAGAAGATACAGAACGTCAAAACGCTTTAATTCAGAAAGCAAGTTTACCGACGCAGTTACCATCTGGACTGGATATTGCAGCAATTGTTGACGCACTACAACTAGATAAAAAAGTGAAAGCGGGTAAAGTCAGATTTGTTTTACCAACACAAATTGGTGTAGTCACAGTTACCGATGAGGTTCCAGCAGAGACTATTCGGCAAGTATTGCAGGGAATGTAAACAATTCAAAATGCCAAAATAAAATTAGCTAACTGCTAATTTATGCCATGATCCTCCAAGCAAATAATCAACTGACCTTGCAAGAGTTCCTCAATCTTTCTCCAGGTGAGGGAGATGTCACCTACGAACTCGTTAATGGTCAAGCAATTGCTAAAATGTCACCAAAGTTTTTTCACTCCAAGCTTACCCACGCCTTTCTTAATCTAATTGAACAATGGTGTGAGGGAAAAGGGATAGTTTGTCCAGAATGGGCTATAGCATTAACCCGTCGAGGAAAAGATTGGGTACCAACACCGGATCTTTTGTACATCTCTAATAAACGTTTACCTCCTGAGTGGAACGAAGATGAAGCTTGTCCTGTTCCTCCAGATTTGGTGATTGAGATTATTTCGCCGGGACAAACTTTTGGGCAAATGGTGGCTAAAGCCAAAGATTATTTAGATGCTCAAGTTTTGCGGGTATGGGTGGTAGATACTAAAGCCAGAAGCATTACAGTGTTTTACCCAGATGCACCACCACAAACTTTTATGGGAGATGAATTACTCACAGATTCTTTGTTTGAAGGGTTGGAATTTACTGTTGAGCAATTGTTCCAAAAAGCGAAAATTCCATTGAATAGCTAAACTTGATGAAACGACCAAGCAGACGCAAGCGGGATGTAATCCTCATTGTAAAAAGGTGGGATAAATTTCAATCCGCCAAAACTCAACAGGAAATACAAAAAGAGTGCGATCGCTTGACAAGTGTTCCCAGTCAATTCCGCATAGCAGTACTATAGCAAACCCGAACACACAAATACATTGATTAATTATTTCATCCGAATTGTTTGTTGGACTGAAGTTCTTGCTATTTCGCGCAAAGCTTGAGCAATAGCATCTGCTTGTATGCACATACCAATACTTAATAAGGCAAGAACTCCAATCAGTAAACATAGATATTTATACTCAGATTTATAAGTGTTATTTTTTCTTTCTCTAGGTGATTTTGCATCTTCTATAACCCGATCATCCCTTAGAGAATTACCATAATTTTTTCTGTAAAATTCAAGGTTTAACAATTTTCCTCTATATAAGAATATAGAATCATCAGAAATATAATCTTCTTCCTTAGCCATTGCATTCTCCAATTAAATTCGATTTATAGTATTTAATACCGTCAAGCTTTAGTAATAAATTCTTATATAGCTTTATTCTCTAATAACTTTCTTTTGATAAAGAGATAAATAAATATAAAAGTAACGGTTAGTTCTCAAGGAGTGAGATAACTCCAATGTGATGACATTTTATCTAGGATATGCCAGGGGAGTACAAATACAATTATGTAAGTTAGTTGATGCAGTTTTACCCAATTTTTCTTTAAATTTTATACTCCAATCGTTGTATGTAACTGTCAGTAAAGTCATGATAAAAAACATGAAAATACCTTGATAATAGTGCAGATATGTGTTCGGAGTTAGCAAATTAATGTTTTTTTTGGATGACCATCAATAAAACATGATTTGATGCTAGTACATAGAATGTAATAGCAATATGCCGCTTTCTTTTGAGCAGCCAAGTTAAAATATTGTTGCTGCATTGTTCTGTAATTAAAGTCTGCGTGTTTTCAGTGACTTACACCAGGCAACTTTAGTAAATTCGCTACAACTTAAGCCTTTGGTAAATTAAATAGAGCGATCGCTTCCCTGCTGTCTTGCGCAGAAACTCTGCTTCTTGGACTATGAGAATGCATTATAAATCTAGCTTTTAGTCAAAATTGCGGTGTGAATTTTAATACGATCGCTACTTTTACCTGGTCTTCAACTTCGCTTAGATGATATTCTTTCTTGTTGAATATATTAATAAGTTGATGTGCGATCGCAACTGTCAAAAAGTAATCTTTTAGCATCTAGGACAATGCTGCGCATATCTTCTTTATTGCCAGCTTGATATTGTGAGATAAATTCCTCAATATTAATAATACTTCTACCTAAACTTTCGTGAATGTAGTTGTCAGAAAGTATATCTTCAACAAATCCAGTCATCACTACGATGTATGTCAATTGCTCCGGTTCGCTACCGTAATAGTCAGACTGGAGAACTTTCACAAGTTTTAATTCACCCAAACTAACGCCAACTTCCTCCATCACCTCACGTCTGGCGGTTTGTTCGCAGGTCAATTCATCTATCTGCACGTGGCCTCCAGGAAGGTCTAGCCCACGTTCCAGGAGAGCGCATACCATTGAACCATCCTGAGTAAAAGGCACAACCAAAACACTTGTAACCTTTTCAAATGCAGGTAAGAAAGAATTACCCAAATCTACAAAATTTACTTTCTGTCCTGCTTGGATGATAGTTTTTTGGCGATCGCTCTCACTCATGAATTAGTAATTACTTAAACTTTAGTTCTCTTGAAAATTCGGCGTTGACGCTGAGGTTCAGTCCTAGTTGTTCTTAATGGAACTACATCTGCTTCACTACTCTCTCTTGCTACGCGAATCAGTAACGCAGCTGCTATGAGACTAGCAATCATTGAATTACCACCATAACTAAACATGGGTAAGGGTAAGCCAGTAGTTGGTAGCGCACCTGTAGCAACCCCAATATGCAGCAATGATTGTCCTACCATCACAATGGTGATACCAATCGCTACTAGGCGAGATACGGGATTTTTCGCCTTGAGCGCCACCATCAATCCTAAAGTGG
The genomic region above belongs to Calothrix sp. NIES-2098 and contains:
- a CDS encoding 3-dehydroquinate synthase — encoded protein: MTSVIKVNLPQQSYEIAISPGSLDRLGEQMSSLKLGKKVLLVSNPTIFKHYGARAIASLKTAGFEVANSILPAGERYKNLNSIQKLYDAALENRLERSSTIVALGGGVIGDMAGFAAATWLRGINVVQVPTTLLAMVDSAIGGKTGVNHPQGKNLIGAFHQPRLVLIDPEVLKTLPVREFRAGMAEVIKYGVIWDAELFAQMEASKHLNQLRYIKPELIDAILTCSCQAKADVVSKDEKEAGLRAILNYGHTIGHAVESLTGYRVVNHGEAVGIGMVAAGQIAVELGMWQKEDTERQNALIQKASLPTQLPSGLDIAAIVDALQLDKKVKAGKVRFVLPTQIGVVTVTDEVPAETIRQVLQGM
- the petL gene encoding cytochrome b6f complex subunit PetL, producing MFAVVAYIGFLALFVGIASGLLFGLRAAKIL
- a CDS encoding NUDIX hydrolase, whose protein sequence is MSESDRQKTIIQAGQKVNFVDLGNSFLPAFEKVTSVLVVPFTQDGSMVCALLERGLDLPGGHVQIDELTCEQTARREVMEEVGVSLGELKLVKVLQSDYYGSEPEQLTYIVVMTGFVEDILSDNYIHESLGRSIINIEEFISQYQAGNKEDMRSIVLDAKRLLFDSCDRTSTY